The following are from one region of the Nicotiana tomentosiformis chromosome 7, ASM39032v3, whole genome shotgun sequence genome:
- the LOC104093606 gene encoding uncharacterized protein isoform X1, with product MGGKCPHRSVKKRRYSHKTFRRSKFLVKGDDAVYDELKKPAEQRKEFPVDEDLPGMGQYYCLHCDRYFANVAVRDEHFKTKKHRKRVKIMMGPAPHTQLDADLAAGIGMPDNGPKLMSMS from the exons ATGGGAGGGAAGTGTCCACACAGGAGCGTGAAGAAGCGAAGATACTCTCACAAAACCTTTCGCCGTTCAAAATTCCTCGTAAAAGGAGACGATGCCGTTTACGACGAACTTAAAAAGCCAGCTGAGCAACGGAAAGAGTTTCCCGTCGACGAAGATCTTCCCGGAATGGGTCAATACTACTGTCTTCACTGCGA TCGATATTTCGCGAATGTTGCGGTGAGGGACGAGCATTTCAAGACGAAAAAGCACAGGAAGCG TGTGAAAATAATGATGGGCCCTGCACCACACACCCAACTTGATGCTGATTTAGCTGCTGGAATTGGCATGCCAGATAATGGTCCAAAGCTAATGTCGATGAGTTGA
- the LOC104093606 gene encoding uncharacterized protein isoform X2, with protein MGGKCPHRSVKKRRYSHKTFRRSKFLVKGDDAVYDELKKPAEQRKEFPVDEDLPGMGQYYCLHCDRYFANVAVRDEHFKTKKHRKRSYFSQLNNIFNEIAS; from the exons ATGGGAGGGAAGTGTCCACACAGGAGCGTGAAGAAGCGAAGATACTCTCACAAAACCTTTCGCCGTTCAAAATTCCTCGTAAAAGGAGACGATGCCGTTTACGACGAACTTAAAAAGCCAGCTGAGCAACGGAAAGAGTTTCCCGTCGACGAAGATCTTCCCGGAATGGGTCAATACTACTGTCTTCACTGCGA TCGATATTTCGCGAATGTTGCGGTGAGGGACGAGCATTTCAAGACGAAAAAGCACAGGAAGCG GAGCTACTTTTCTCAGTTGAACAATATATTTAATGAAATTGCATCTTAA